A part of Desulfobacter sp. genomic DNA contains:
- a CDS encoding transporter substrate-binding domain-containing protein — protein MDFSRRLYINGKKYSDYDIKDRDKFDLQSRRNAKEEGKKAAGIGGVNCKKSLVAVIMLSVCLSIWMVPKTDAAEKTISFATEEWKDATERDGTGLYWDILRAVYESEGYGIQPIIRSYIGSVNLLKNHSVDAMIGAYVDEIENGVYPKNHFAVDIVQALYKKTSNVKWSGSQSIRGKKVAWIEGYSFEQYLPASVIVSTLIRRVDTRELGIHLLNTSKLDFFLDAEGDLKDFFRDTPEYRMNDFAMKTILELKLYVVFINSKRGENLARLFDRNFSRLLKSGTIKKLYEKYSAANFTIPSSF, from the coding sequence GTGGATTTTTCAAGGCGTCTGTACATCAATGGAAAAAAATACTCAGATTATGATATAAAAGACAGGGATAAATTTGATTTGCAGAGCAGGAGAAATGCAAAAGAAGAGGGAAAAAAAGCGGCTGGGATCGGCGGGGTGAATTGTAAAAAATCCTTGGTTGCGGTCATCATGCTCAGCGTCTGCCTTTCCATTTGGATGGTACCGAAAACAGATGCAGCTGAAAAAACAATTTCTTTTGCCACAGAAGAGTGGAAAGATGCCACTGAAAGAGATGGAACAGGGCTGTATTGGGATATCCTAAGGGCGGTCTATGAATCTGAAGGCTATGGCATTCAGCCGATTATCAGGTCATATATCGGCTCGGTGAATCTTTTGAAAAATCATTCCGTGGATGCCATGATAGGTGCCTATGTCGATGAAATTGAAAATGGGGTCTATCCCAAGAATCATTTCGCAGTTGATATCGTTCAAGCACTTTACAAAAAAACTTCCAACGTCAAATGGTCGGGAAGTCAGAGCATAAGAGGGAAAAAAGTGGCATGGATTGAAGGGTATTCGTTTGAACAATACCTCCCTGCTTCAGTCATTGTTTCGACATTGATTCGGCGGGTCGATACCAGGGAATTGGGCATCCACCTGCTCAATACCTCAAAGCTGGATTTTTTTCTGGATGCCGAAGGTGACCTCAAGGATTTTTTCAGGGACACTCCCGAATATCGGATGAATGATTTTGCAATGAAGACAATACTTGAGTTAAAACTCTACGTTGTTTTTATCAATAGCAAAAGAGGTGAGAATTTGGCCCGGCTGTTTGATCGAAATTTTTCGCGGCTTTTAAAATCTGGCACCATAAAAAAATTGTATGAAAAATATTCAGCCGCCAATTTTACAATCCCTTCATCCTTTTAG
- a CDS encoding bifunctional riboflavin kinase/FAD synthetase, whose product MKLIENLDLIDAPFKNAVVTIGNFDGVHKGHQALLYQVIEKAAEINGTSVAMTFDPHPLRALGISSPPLITRHDQKLELIEQSGIDVLLCLPFDKAFADIPAQDFIEKILVEKIGMKAIIIGGDYSFGKKRSGNISLLRSAGMDLGYETIVSEWINDTETGKERISSTRIREIVMEGRVDQAMKYLGRYYQIRGKVIKGRKRGGSQLGFPTANIKLHDELCPKLGVYAVTVETVHGHHKGVANIGFSPTFGDQMFTIEVHILDFEGDIYDTRIRINMVARLRDEKKFSSIQELAEQIKTDIEKAKDILK is encoded by the coding sequence ATGAAATTAATCGAAAACTTGGATCTGATTGACGCTCCTTTTAAAAATGCTGTCGTGACCATCGGCAATTTTGACGGTGTCCACAAAGGCCACCAGGCATTATTATATCAGGTAATAGAAAAGGCCGCCGAAATCAACGGCACCTCGGTGGCCATGACCTTTGACCCCCATCCTTTAAGGGCGCTTGGTATTTCAAGCCCCCCTTTGATCACCCGGCACGACCAGAAATTAGAACTCATTGAACAATCCGGCATTGATGTGTTATTGTGCCTGCCCTTTGATAAAGCGTTTGCCGATATACCGGCCCAGGATTTCATTGAAAAGATCCTGGTTGAAAAAATCGGAATGAAGGCTATTATTATCGGAGGCGACTATTCATTTGGAAAAAAACGTTCAGGCAATATCAGCCTGCTGCGCTCCGCCGGCATGGACCTGGGATATGAAACCATTGTCTCAGAGTGGATCAACGATACGGAAACCGGCAAAGAACGGATTTCCAGTACCCGTATACGGGAGATCGTCATGGAGGGCCGGGTGGACCAGGCCATGAAATACCTGGGCCGCTACTACCAGATCCGGGGCAAGGTCATCAAAGGACGGAAACGCGGCGGCAGCCAGCTCGGCTTCCCAACGGCCAATATCAAACTCCATGATGAACTATGCCCGAAACTCGGGGTTTATGCCGTAACCGTGGAGACCGTCCACGGCCATCACAAGGGCGTAGCCAACATCGGTTTTTCCCCGACCTTCGGCGACCAGATGTTCACCATAGAAGTTCACATCCTTGATTTTGAAGGGGACATCTATGATACCCGGATCCGCATCAACATGGTGGCGCGGCTCAGGGACGAGAAAAAATTTTCCAGCATTCAAGAGCTGGCAGAACAGATCAAAACAGACATTGAGAAAGCAAAGGACATCCTTAAATAA
- the def gene encoding peptide deformylase: MAVLDIVKYPEKSLSNPSVPVEEIDDEILKLIEDMGETMFHDSGVGLAAPQVGINKRIIVYDAHAADPAPEDEEELADEDTEEAPKGEFTALINPEIISKSQETFISENEGCLSVVDYRADVKRHARVTVRALNIDGKKLEFDADGLLAVIMQHEIDHLDGILFIDRISSLKRTMYRKKRLKQLKKNN; this comes from the coding sequence ATGGCAGTATTAGATATAGTCAAGTACCCGGAAAAATCCTTAAGTAACCCCTCGGTACCCGTAGAAGAAATTGACGATGAAATCCTGAAATTGATCGAAGACATGGGGGAGACCATGTTCCATGATTCCGGAGTTGGACTGGCCGCCCCCCAGGTGGGGATCAACAAACGGATCATTGTATATGATGCCCATGCCGCCGATCCCGCCCCAGAGGACGAGGAAGAGCTGGCAGACGAGGATACAGAAGAAGCCCCCAAAGGCGAATTCACCGCCCTGATCAACCCGGAAATCATCTCTAAAAGCCAGGAGACCTTTATTTCTGAGAACGAAGGCTGCCTGAGCGTTGTGGATTACCGGGCCGACGTAAAACGTCATGCCAGGGTGACGGTACGGGCCCTGAACATCGACGGCAAAAAACTGGAATTTGATGCAGACGGGCTTTTGGCCGTCATTATGCAGCATGAAATAGACCACCTGGACGGAATATTGTTCATAGACCGGATCTCCTCCCTCAAGCGGACCATGTACAGAAAGAAACGGTTAAAGCAGTTAAAAAAGAACAATTAA
- a CDS encoding methionyl-tRNA formyltransferase has protein sequence MKKKRIIFMGTPEFSVTALKALAADETFEIPLVVTQPDRPKGRGKKLAPSPVKKAALDLGLEIFQPERLNTAQGKERLSALAPDFFVVVAFGQILSQEILDIPRVYPINIHASLLPRYRGAAPIQAAVLNMDKESGVTTMVMAKGMDTGDMLLKSVTPIDPMETAQDLHDRLSQMGADLIVETLHQINAGGITPEPQDHDKATHVSMLKKSDGEIDWTRPDKAVCAHINAMTPWPGAFTHLSGKRLKIFKAVPAPAEKSDAAPGEILSCRAEGICVATGENPVLILELMGSSGKRLAADAFLRGNKIDLPARFE, from the coding sequence ATGAAAAAAAAACGCATCATTTTCATGGGCACACCGGAGTTTTCCGTGACGGCCCTCAAGGCACTGGCAGCAGACGAAACTTTCGAGATCCCCCTGGTGGTGACCCAGCCCGACCGTCCCAAAGGGCGGGGCAAAAAGCTGGCCCCCTCCCCTGTCAAAAAAGCAGCACTGGACCTGGGCCTGGAAATCTTCCAGCCCGAACGCCTGAATACCGCCCAAGGAAAAGAAAGGCTTAGTGCCCTGGCCCCGGACTTTTTTGTGGTGGTGGCCTTCGGACAGATCCTCTCCCAGGAAATCCTGGATATCCCCAGGGTCTATCCCATTAACATTCACGCCTCGCTGCTGCCCCGGTACAGGGGCGCCGCCCCCATCCAGGCAGCCGTGCTCAATATGGATAAGGAAAGCGGGGTCACCACCATGGTCATGGCAAAAGGCATGGACACAGGGGACATGCTCCTGAAATCCGTCACCCCCATAGATCCCATGGAAACCGCCCAGGACCTCCACGACCGCCTCTCACAAATGGGAGCGGATCTTATTGTGGAGACCCTCCACCAAATCAATGCCGGCGGCATCACCCCTGAGCCCCAGGATCATGACAAGGCCACCCATGTCTCCATGCTCAAAAAATCCGACGGTGAAATCGACTGGACCCGGCCGGACAAGGCCGTTTGTGCCCATATAAACGCCATGACCCCGTGGCCCGGGGCCTTTACCCACCTTTCGGGCAAGCGGCTGAAAATATTCAAGGCCGTCCCGGCACCGGCAGAGAAATCCGATGCGGCCCCGGGAGAGATCCTTTCCTGCAGGGCCGAGGGCATCTGTGTTGCAACAGGAGAAAACCCCGTACTGATTCTGGAACTCATGGGCAGTTCGGGAAAACGCCTGGCAGCCGACGCCTTTCTCCGGGGCAATAAGATCGACCTGCCGGCCCGGTTTGAGTAA
- the rsmB gene encoding 16S rRNA (cytosine(967)-C(5))-methyltransferase RsmB, whose product MNTDPKTTDPRAVAFSLLESGQKKTLTLDRALENASASLGALSRQDRSLCNAMVFGVLRHRGRLDHIIRACSDRPFERIDHRVLTLLRLGIFQLVYLDRVPDFAAIHATMELAKKKAGRKGAGFINAVLRKAADQHNSIALPDKNKKFTAWLAASCSIPPWLGKRWAAFYGRAQAEHLGRNILEIPPITLRTNSLNTTREELIQTLSQDGVATKKTPYSRLGIEITAPGKAVTDLPGFPQGSFQVQDEAAQLVTTLLNPRPGERVLDACAGLGTKTCHMGQLMENQGELVANDPDAGKQHGLNAEAGRLGLTHIKPAAFDLTKAGLKDLGGYFDRILVDAPCTGLGVLRRNPDTRWKRTQNDIQRMAALQKKILKAAASLVTPGGVLVYAVCSCEPEENEAVIDHFLDKRKDFTPDPDGFCERLPWFADQKDKNNEDKPFYFRTYPEFTGMDGFFAARLRRKTKS is encoded by the coding sequence ATGAACACCGACCCAAAAACGACTGATCCCAGGGCCGTTGCCTTTTCCCTGCTTGAATCCGGTCAGAAAAAAACTCTGACCCTGGACAGGGCCCTAGAAAACGCCTCAGCCTCCCTTGGGGCCTTGAGCCGTCAGGACCGTTCCCTGTGCAACGCCATGGTCTTCGGGGTGCTGCGCCACCGGGGCCGACTCGACCACATCATCCGGGCCTGCTCGGATCGCCCCTTTGAGCGTATCGACCATAGGGTGCTGACGCTGCTGCGGCTGGGTATTTTCCAGCTGGTTTACCTGGACCGGGTGCCGGATTTTGCCGCCATCCATGCCACCATGGAACTGGCCAAAAAAAAGGCGGGAAGGAAGGGGGCAGGATTTATCAACGCCGTGCTCCGGAAGGCAGCGGATCAACACAATTCCATCGCCCTGCCGGATAAGAATAAAAAATTCACCGCCTGGCTGGCAGCCAGCTGCAGCATCCCCCCATGGCTGGGGAAACGGTGGGCCGCATTTTACGGCAGAGCCCAGGCGGAACACCTGGGCCGGAACATTCTTGAGATTCCGCCCATCACCCTGAGGACAAACAGCCTGAATACCACCAGGGAGGAACTGATTCAGACCCTCTCCCAGGACGGGGTGGCAACAAAAAAAACACCATACAGCCGGCTGGGCATAGAAATAACCGCCCCGGGCAAGGCGGTAACGGACCTCCCGGGCTTCCCCCAGGGGAGTTTCCAGGTCCAGGACGAAGCCGCCCAGCTGGTCACCACCCTGCTGAATCCCAGGCCCGGTGAAAGGGTTCTGGACGCCTGCGCCGGCCTGGGCACCAAAACCTGCCACATGGGCCAGCTCATGGAAAACCAGGGGGAACTTGTGGCCAACGACCCCGATGCCGGGAAACAGCATGGGCTCAACGCAGAGGCCGGCCGTTTGGGGCTCACCCATATCAAACCGGCCGCCTTTGACCTGACAAAGGCCGGCCTCAAAGATCTGGGCGGCTATTTTGACCGCATACTTGTAGACGCCCCCTGCACGGGGCTTGGCGTGCTGCGCCGGAACCCTGACACCCGGTGGAAACGGACGCAAAACGATATCCAGCGCATGGCAGCCCTCCAGAAAAAGATTCTCAAGGCCGCCGCCAGCCTGGTGACCCCGGGCGGGGTCCTGGTCTATGCGGTCTGCTCCTGCGAGCCCGAAGAAAACGAAGCCGTGATTGACCATTTTCTGGACAAGCGCAAAGACTTTACACCCGACCCGGACGGATTCTGTGAGCGGCTGCCCTGGTTTGCGGATCAAAAGGATAAAAACAATGAAGACAAACCGTTTTATTTCCGCACCTACCCTGAGTTCACCGGCATGGACGGTTTCTTCGCAGCCAGACTGAGACGCAAAACAAAATCATGA
- a CDS encoding PASTA domain-containing protein: protein MKTLIKYLLLFLTAFALAGAAGYTGVSIFTRSAPEVILPELVGKNIIQVLETLTRLGLNPKLHTTQYHETIPKYGVTFQDPKAGATIKKGRDVVIYLSKGFKESRMPDLREMGLKEARLVLEAAELRPGRLRYVYSDRTPAQGIISQYPLADASVAAASQCDLLVSRGPRPRFTAMPDLEKLTLDAAVSSIDALSMTLSPIRPVWVPSQAPDLVLEQTPAPGTRVPAGTAVTLSVNHSGGRDRLNPEAMKTPVWLAYTLPPGFSNRHVRITTDLFGAPADAFNGFMKPGKKINILIPGGITTKIRIFIDRNLVLARDIDPWQPQYNPITDQPYTGEQL, encoded by the coding sequence ATGAAAACCCTGATCAAATACCTGCTGCTCTTTCTCACGGCCTTTGCCCTGGCCGGCGCAGCAGGCTACACCGGGGTCTCCATATTCACCCGCAGCGCCCCGGAGGTCATCTTGCCCGAGCTGGTGGGCAAAAACATTATCCAGGTGCTGGAAACCCTGACCCGATTGGGGCTCAACCCCAAACTCCATACCACCCAGTACCATGAGACCATCCCAAAGTACGGGGTCACCTTCCAGGATCCCAAGGCCGGTGCCACCATCAAAAAAGGCCGGGATGTGGTGATCTACCTGTCCAAGGGGTTTAAGGAAAGCCGGATGCCCGATCTCAGGGAGATGGGCCTGAAAGAGGCCCGCCTGGTGCTTGAGGCGGCCGAACTGCGGCCGGGCCGTCTCCGCTACGTCTATTCGGACCGGACCCCGGCCCAGGGAATTATTTCCCAGTACCCCCTGGCCGACGCTTCGGTGGCGGCGGCCTCCCAATGCGATCTGCTGGTGAGCAGGGGACCACGGCCCAGGTTCACGGCCATGCCGGACCTTGAAAAACTAACGCTGGATGCGGCGGTATCCAGCATTGACGCCCTTTCCATGACGCTTTCACCCATCCGGCCGGTATGGGTTCCCAGCCAGGCCCCGGATCTGGTACTGGAACAGACCCCGGCACCGGGCACCCGGGTCCCCGCCGGTACAGCCGTCACCCTTTCCGTCAACCATTCCGGTGGCCGGGACAGACTGAATCCCGAGGCCATGAAAACCCCGGTGTGGCTGGCATATACCCTGCCCCCTGGATTTTCCAACCGCCATGTCCGCATCACTACGGACCTGTTCGGCGCTCCTGCAGATGCCTTTAATGGATTCATGAAACCGGGGAAAAAGATAAATATCTTGATTCCCGGGGGAATAACAACTAAAATCCGCATTTTTATCGACCGTAACCTGGTCCTGGCCAGGGACATTGATCCCTGGCAACCGCAGTACAATCCAATTACAGACCAACCCTATACAGGAGAACAACTATGA
- a CDS encoding ribulose-phosphate 3-epimerase encodes MTIIAPSILSADFTCLGQELKAVEDAGADWIHIDVMDGQFVPNITYGPIIVDACKRVSGLALDVHLMIEKPDAMIPEFAKAGADYISVHAEACTHLHRTLQLIRSLGVKAGVALNPATPLSSIEYIIDQLDFALVMSVNPGFGGQKFIESSIEKIKQLSDLLKAKGSNAIIQVDGGISEKTIKAVYQAGARSFVAGSAIFNTPDYTETIAAMRKAV; translated from the coding sequence ATGACTATCATCGCTCCTTCCATTTTATCCGCCGACTTTACCTGCCTGGGGCAGGAGTTGAAAGCCGTGGAAGATGCCGGTGCAGACTGGATCCACATTGATGTTATGGACGGTCAGTTTGTCCCCAACATCACCTACGGGCCCATCATTGTGGACGCCTGCAAGCGTGTATCGGGACTTGCACTGGATGTCCATCTCATGATCGAGAAACCCGACGCCATGATCCCGGAATTTGCCAAGGCCGGCGCCGACTATATTTCAGTCCATGCCGAGGCCTGCACCCATCTGCACCGCACCCTGCAGCTCATCAGGAGCCTGGGCGTAAAGGCGGGGGTTGCCCTGAACCCGGCCACCCCCCTTTCCAGCATCGAATATATCATCGACCAGCTGGACTTCGCGCTGGTCATGAGCGTCAACCCCGGATTCGGCGGCCAGAAATTCATTGAATCCAGCATTGAAAAAATCAAACAGCTTTCGGATCTGCTCAAGGCCAAAGGCTCAAATGCCATTATCCAGGTGGACGGCGGCATCAGTGAAAAAACCATCAAGGCCGTTTACCAGGCAGGCGCCCGGTCCTTTGTTGCCGGCTCCGCCATTTTCAACACACCGGATTACACCGAAACCATTGCAGCCATGCGCAAGGCCGTATAA
- a CDS encoding amino acid-binding protein, producing the protein MNKLIITVLGKDRPGIIAQVTTDLFDLDCNLENVNQMILQNQFAGFFIVEAPEGLSPENIQAELSKRNNGNGLTIHVQRLGKDAAGPGDAPGGEIFLITTIGPDQKGLVARFSSIIASHNANIVNLKAVFKGGSDPNANVMSYQVDVTGDVDTQKLFTALREKAEELALDIRIQHRNIFDAINKI; encoded by the coding sequence ATGAACAAGCTGATTATCACTGTCCTGGGAAAGGACAGGCCCGGTATTATCGCCCAGGTGACCACAGATCTATTTGATCTGGACTGCAACCTGGAAAACGTCAACCAGATGATTCTCCAGAACCAATTTGCCGGTTTTTTCATTGTTGAGGCACCCGAAGGCCTCTCTCCCGAAAACATCCAGGCGGAATTGTCAAAGCGCAACAACGGCAACGGCCTGACCATCCATGTCCAGCGCCTGGGCAAGGATGCCGCAGGCCCCGGCGACGCCCCGGGCGGGGAAATTTTCCTGATCACCACCATCGGTCCCGACCAGAAAGGCCTGGTGGCCCGGTTCTCCAGCATCATTGCGTCCCATAACGCCAATATCGTCAACCTCAAAGCCGTTTTCAAGGGCGGTTCCGACCCCAATGCCAATGTGATGTCCTACCAGGTTGACGTAACCGGAGATGTGGATACCCAGAAACTCTTTACTGCCCTCAGGGAAAAGGCTGAAGAACTGGCCCTTGACATCCGCATCCAGCACAGAAACATCTTTGACGCCATCAATAAAATCTAA
- a CDS encoding PFL family protein, producing MFEDHEIMSTIEMVKNENLDVRAVTLGINLFDCISHDLSVFKKNIRNKIIAHASQLVETCDRVGEKYGIEVVNKRISISPIALVGASFSADQMVEIAHELNDIAKTVNIDFIGGFSALVEKGMAKGDRALIEAIPRALTETQHVCASVNVATTKAGINMDAVLEMSRAIKRAAEMTADDDGLACAKLCVFSNIPQDMPFMAGAYLGVGQADAVINVGVSGPGVVKRAIERQMEGQRMTLGQIAEIIKRTACKVTRVGELIGREVADALGIKFGVVDLSLAPTPTVGDSIGEIFQALGLSHIGVPGSTAALAMLNDAVKKGGAFASSHVGGLSGAFIPVSEDLNIANAAHKGFLTVEKLEAMTCVCSVGLDMVPVPGDITEQTLAGIIADEMAIGMINAKTTATRIIPVPGKKAGDKVHFGGLLGEARIMDVPHSGLEDDFVTFGGRIPAPIHSLKN from the coding sequence ATGTTTGAAGATCATGAAATAATGTCAACCATTGAAATGGTTAAAAACGAAAACCTGGATGTCCGGGCCGTAACACTGGGGATCAACCTCTTTGACTGCATCAGCCATGACCTGTCCGTGTTCAAAAAGAACATCCGCAACAAAATTATCGCACATGCCTCCCAGCTGGTGGAGACCTGCGACCGGGTGGGGGAAAAATACGGCATCGAGGTGGTGAACAAACGGATTTCCATCTCTCCCATCGCCCTGGTGGGCGCCTCTTTTTCCGCCGACCAGATGGTGGAAATCGCCCATGAACTCAACGATATTGCAAAAACCGTCAACATCGATTTCATCGGCGGCTTTTCAGCCCTGGTGGAAAAGGGGATGGCCAAGGGCGACCGGGCACTGATCGAAGCCATTCCCCGGGCGCTGACCGAAACCCAGCATGTCTGCGCCTCGGTAAATGTGGCCACCACCAAGGCCGGCATCAACATGGATGCGGTACTGGAAATGTCCCGGGCCATAAAAAGGGCCGCCGAAATGACAGCGGATGACGACGGGCTGGCCTGCGCCAAGCTCTGTGTATTCTCAAATATTCCCCAGGACATGCCCTTTATGGCCGGTGCCTACCTGGGCGTGGGCCAGGCCGATGCGGTCATCAATGTCGGGGTTTCCGGCCCCGGCGTGGTCAAACGGGCCATAGAACGGCAGATGGAAGGCCAGCGGATGACCCTGGGCCAGATTGCCGAAATCATTAAGCGGACCGCCTGCAAAGTCACCCGGGTGGGCGAACTCATCGGCCGGGAAGTGGCCGACGCCCTGGGTATCAAATTCGGCGTGGTGGACCTTTCCCTGGCCCCCACCCCCACGGTGGGGGACAGCATCGGCGAGATCTTCCAGGCACTGGGGCTTTCCCACATCGGAGTGCCCGGCTCAACCGCCGCCCTGGCCATGCTCAACGACGCCGTGAAAAAGGGCGGTGCCTTTGCCTCCTCCCACGTGGGCGGGCTCTCCGGCGCGTTCATCCCGGTGAGCGAGGACCTGAACATTGCCAATGCCGCCCACAAGGGATTTTTGACGGTGGAAAAACTGGAGGCCATGACCTGTGTCTGCTCCGTGGGGCTGGACATGGTCCCCGTACCCGGGGACATCACCGAACAGACCCTGGCCGGCATCATTGCCGACGAGATGGCCATCGGCATGATCAACGCCAAAACCACGGCCACCCGGATCATTCCTGTTCCCGGTAAAAAAGCCGGAGACAAGGTTCATTTCGGCGGACTGCTCGGAGAAGCCAGGATCATGGATGTTCCCCATTCTGGGCTGGAAGATGATTTCGTCACCTTTGGCGGCCGGATTCCGGCCCCCATCCACAGCCTGAAAAATTAG
- a CDS encoding MFS transporter, translated as MTQTAKDTGVNYKIILVLTLVHFTGDFYSSFFTPLLPAFVDKLGLTLAQVGLITGLVRFLSFIIQPMVGYMADRYETRSFVLAGLFLAFFSIPFSGMAPGFWMLLALLCLGSLGSSMFHPSTTGMVNLYAGNRAGFAMSLFNTGGTLAFAVGPVFITWYVASFGLDAMPYTLVLGLVSFLFCIKYLPRPVSENMAGEGFFGTLKKTLGKVYKAIFLIWLVMVLRAVAGQTFMTFMPIYLADLGHDLPSVGLIFALFIAAGTLSGLLAGYSADRVGFRPIFFLSFLLMPPTLLLYLYLPGPWVYLGSFLAGFTVLAPLPLGVVMAQKLAPGSRAMVASLMMGFAYGLGGAISPAIGKLADTLGLETVLLYSAFIPVVCLGFIMKFPKTE; from the coding sequence ATGACCCAGACAGCAAAAGACACCGGGGTGAATTATAAAATCATCCTGGTGCTCACCCTGGTCCATTTCACGGGGGATTTTTATTCCTCCTTCTTTACCCCGCTGCTGCCGGCCTTTGTGGACAAGCTGGGACTCACCCTTGCCCAGGTTGGGCTGATCACCGGTCTGGTAAGATTTCTCTCTTTTATCATCCAGCCCATGGTGGGGTATATGGCGGACCGGTACGAAACCCGCAGCTTTGTGCTGGCGGGGCTGTTTTTGGCCTTTTTCAGCATCCCCTTTTCCGGCATGGCACCGGGATTCTGGATGCTGCTGGCCCTTCTCTGCCTGGGTTCCCTGGGGTCTTCCATGTTCCACCCCTCAACCACGGGCATGGTGAATCTTTATGCCGGCAACCGGGCCGGATTCGCCATGTCCCTGTTCAACACCGGCGGCACCCTGGCCTTTGCCGTGGGGCCGGTGTTCATTACCTGGTATGTGGCATCCTTCGGCCTTGATGCCATGCCCTATACCCTGGTACTGGGTCTGGTATCATTTTTATTCTGCATTAAATACCTGCCCCGGCCGGTGTCGGAAAACATGGCAGGAGAGGGATTCTTCGGCACCCTGAAAAAGACCTTAGGCAAGGTTTACAAAGCGATTTTCCTGATCTGGCTGGTCATGGTGCTGCGGGCCGTGGCCGGTCAGACCTTCATGACCTTCATGCCCATTTACCTGGCAGACCTGGGCCATGACCTGCCTTCGGTCGGCCTGATTTTCGCCCTGTTCATTGCAGCGGGCACCCTCAGCGGGCTGCTGGCCGGATACTCGGCGGACCGGGTGGGATTCCGGCCCATATTTTTCCTTTCTTTTCTGCTCATGCCGCCGACCCTGCTGCTCTACCTGTATTTGCCCGGCCCCTGGGTCTATCTGGGCTCATTTCTGGCAGGATTCACGGTATTGGCCCCCCTGCCCCTGGGAGTGGTCATGGCACAGAAACTCGCTCCCGGCTCCAGGGCCATGGTGGCCAGCCTGATGATGGGGTTTGCCTACGGCCTGGGCGGGGCCATTTCCCCGGCCATAGGGAAACTGGCCGACACCCTGGGACTGGAAACCGTACTCTTGTATTCCGCCTTTATCCCCGTGGTCTGCCTGGGCTTTATTATGAAATTCCCCAAAACGGAATAA